A region of Arvicanthis niloticus isolate mArvNil1 chromosome 18, mArvNil1.pat.X, whole genome shotgun sequence DNA encodes the following proteins:
- the Slc12a3 gene encoding solute carrier family 12 member 3 isoform X1: MAELPVTEMPGDALCSGRFTISTLLGGDEPPPAACDSSQPSHLTHGSTLHMRTFGYNTIDVVPAYEHYANSALPGEPRKVRPTLADLHSFLKQEGSHLHALAFDVRPGHELTDGLVEDETGTNNEKSPGEPVRFGWVKGVMIRCMLNIWGVILYLRLPWITAQAGIVLTWLIILLSVMVTSITGLSISAISTNGKVKSGGTYFLISRSLGPELGGSIGLIFAFANAVGVAMHTVGFAETVRDLLQEYGTPIVDPINDIRIIGVVTVTVLLAISLAGMEWESKAQVLFFLVIMVSFANYLVGTLIPASEDKASKGFYSYHGDIFVQNLVPDWRGNDGSFFGMFSIFFPSATGILAGANISGDLKDPAVAIPKGTLMAIFWTTISYLAISATIGSCVVRDASGDVNDTMTPGPGHCEGLACGYGWNFTECSQQHSCRYGLINYYQTMSMVSAFAPLITAGIFGATLSSALACLVSAAKVFQCLCEDQLYPLIGFFGKGYGKNREPVRGYLLAYAIAVAFIIIAELNTIAPIISNFFLCSYALINFSCFHASITNSPGWRPSFRYYSKWAALFGAVISVVIMFLLTWWAALIAIGVVLFLLLYVIYKKPEVNWGSSVQAGSYNLALSYSVGLNEVEDHIKNYRPQCLVLTGPPNFRPALVDFVSTFTQNLSLMICGHVLIGPGKQRMPELRLIASGHTKWLNKRKIKAFYSDVIAEDLRSGVQILMQASGLGRMKPNILVVGFKRNWQSAHPATVEDYIGILHDAFDFNYGVCVMRMHEGLNVSEVLQTHAVPEALVQEEQASTIFQSEQGKKTIDIYWLFDDGGLTLLIPYLLHRKKRWGKCKIRVFVGGQINRMDEERKAIISLLSKFRLGFHEVHVLPDINQKPQAEHTKRFEDMITPFRLNDGFKDEATVAEMRRDCPWKISDEEINKNRIKSLRQVRLNEILLDYSRDAALIILTLPIGRKGKCPSSLYMAWLETLSQDLRPPVLLIRGNQENVLTFYCQ, translated from the exons ATGCCTGGCGATGCTCTGTGCAGTGGGCGTTTCACCATCAGCACACTGCTGGGAGGTGATGAGCCCCCACCAGCTGCCTGTGACAGCAGCCAGCCCAGCCACTTGACACACGGCAGCACCTTGCACATGCGCACCTTTGGTTACAACACTATAGACGTAGTGCCCGCCTATGAGCACTACGCTAACAGTGCTCTGCCCGGTGAGCCCCGGAAGGTGCGGCCCACCCTGGCTGACCTGCATTCGTTCCTCAAG CAGGAAGGTAGCCACCTGCATGCCCTGGCCTTTGATGTACGGCCAGGCCATGAGCTGACTGATGGACTTGTGGAAGACGAGACAGGTACCAACAATGAGAAGAGCCCTGGAGAACCTGTGCGCTTCGGCTGGGTCAAGGGTGTGATG ATCCGATGCATGCTCAACATCTGGGGTGTGATCCTCTACCTGCGGCTCCCCTGGATTACGGCACAGGCAGGCATTG TGCTGACTTGGCTCATCATCCTGCTTTCGGTCATGGTGACATCCATCACCGGCCTCTCCATCTCTGCCATCTCCACCAATGGCAAGGTCAAGTCAG GTGGCACCTATTTCCTGATTTCCCGGAGTCTGGGACCAGAGCTGGGTGGCTCCATTGGCCTCATCTTTGCCTTTGCCAATGCTGTGGGTGTGGCCATGCACACTGTGGGCTTTGCAGAGACCGTACGGGACTTACTTCAG GAGTACGGCACACCCATCGTGGACCCCATCAACGACATCCGCATCATCGGTGTGGTCACGGTCACTGTGCTGCTGGCCATCTCGCTGGCCGGGATGGAATGGGAGTCCAAG GCCCAGGTACTATTCTTTCTTGTCatcatggtttcttttgccaactATCTGGTGGGCACACTGATCCCAGCATCTGAGGACAAAGCCTCCAAAGGCTTCTATAGCTACCACG GAGACATTTTTGTTCAGAACCTGGTACCCGACTGGAGAGGCAACGATGGTAGCTTCTTTGGCatgttctccatcttcttcccttcGGCCACAGGAATCCTGGCAGGTGCCAACATCTCCGGGGACCTCAAG GATCCTGCTGTAGCCATCCCCAAGGGAACACTCATGGCCATTTTCTGGACCACCATCTCCTACCTTGCCATCTCAGCTACCATCG GCTCCTGTGTGGTGAGAGATGCCTCTGGGGATGTGAATGACACCATGACTCCTGGCCCAGGCCACTGCGAAGGGCTAGCCTGTGGCTATGGCTGGAACTTCACAGAATGCTCCCAACAGCACAGCTGCCGCTATGGCCTCATCAACTACTACCAG ACCATGAGCATGGTGTCTGCCTTTGCACCCCTGATCACAGCCGGCATCTTTGGGGCCACCCTGTCCTCTGCCTTGGCCTGTCTTGTTTCTGCTGCCAAGGTCTTCCAG TGCCTGTGCGAAGACCAGCTGTACCCTCTGATTGGCTTCTTTGGCAAAGGCTATGGCAAGAACAGGGAGCCTGTGCGTGGCTACCTGCTGGCCTATGCCATCGCTGTGGCCTTCATCATCATTG CTGAACTCAACACCATCGCTCCTATCATTTCCAATTTCTTCCTCTGCTCCTACGCCCTCATCAATTTCAGCTGCTTCCATGCCTCCATCACCAACTCGCCTG GATGGAGACCCTCCTTCCGATACTACAGCAAGTGGGCAGCGCTCTTTGGGGCCGTGATCTCGGTGGTCATCATGTTCCTGCTTACCTGGTGGGCGGCTCTCATTGCCATCGGAGTcgttctcttcctcctgctctatGTGATCTACAAGAAGCCAG AAGTGAACTGGGGCTCTTCAGTACAGGCTGGCTCCTACAACCTGGCCCTGAGCTACTCCGTGGGCCTCAATGAGGTGGAAGACCACATCAAGAACTACCG aCCCCAGTGCCTGGTGCTTACAGGGCCCCCCAACTTCCGCCCAGCCCTTGTGGACTTTGTGAGCACATTCACCCAGAACCTAAGCCTGATGATCTGTGGCCATGTGCTTATT GGACCCGGCAAGCAGAGAATGCCCGAGCTCCGGCTCATCGCCAGTGGACACACCAAATGGCTGAACAAGAGGAAGATCAAGGCCTTCTACTCTGACGTCATAGCTGAGGACTTGCGCAGTGGCGTCCAGATCCTCATGCAG GCCTCAGGGCTGGGAAGGATGAAGCCCAACATTCTGGTGGTCGGATTCAAGAGGAACTGGCAGTCTGCCCACCCAGCCACTGTGGAGGACTACATTGGCATCCTGCA TGATGCCTTTGACTTCAACTACGGAGTGTGTGTCATGAGGATGCATGAGGGGCTCAATGTCTCCGAGGTGCTGCAGACGCATG CAGTCCCAGAGGCATTGGTACAGGAGGAGCAGGCCAGCACCATCTTCCAGTCAGAGCAAGGCAAGAAGACCATCGACATCTACTGGCTGTTTGATGATGGAG GCCTCACCCTCCTCATCCCCTATCTCCTGCACCGCAAGAAGAGATGGGGCAAGTGCAAGATCCGAGTGTTTGTTGGGGGCCAGATCAACAGGATGGACGAAGAGAGAAAGGC GATCATTTCTCTGTTGAGCAAGTTCAGACTAGGATTCCATGAGGTTCACGTCCTTCCTGACATCAACCAGAAGCCCCAGGCCGAGCA CACCAAGCGGTTTGAGGACATGATCACACCCTTCCGCCTCAATGATGGCTTCAAGGATGAGGCCACTGTTGCCGAGATGAGGAGGGACTGTCCCTGGAAGATCTCAGATGAGGAGATTAACAAGAATAGAATTAAG TCCCTTCGGCAGGTGAGGCTGAATGAGATTCTTCTGGATTACTCTCGGGATGCTGCTCTGATCATCCT TACCTTGCCCATTGGAAGGAAGGGGAAGTGCCCCAGTTCGCTCTACATGGCCTGGCTGGAGACCCTGTCCCAGGACCTCAGACCTCCCGTCCTCCTTATCCGAGGCAACCAGGAGAATGTGCTCACCTTTTACTGCCAGTGA
- the Slc12a3 gene encoding solute carrier family 12 member 3 isoform X3 has translation MAELPVTEMPGDALCSGRFTISTLLGGDEPPPAACDSSQPSHLTHGSTLHMRTFGYNTIDVVPAYEHYANSALPGEPRKVRPTLADLHSFLKQEGSHLHALAFDVRPGHELTDGLVEDETGTNNEKSPGEPVRFGWVKGVMIRCMLNIWGVILYLRLPWITAQAGIVLTWLIILLSVMVTSITGLSISAISTNGKVKSGGTYFLISRSLGPELGGSIGLIFAFANAVGVAMHTVGFAETVRDLLQEYGTPIVDPINDIRIIGVVTVTVLLAISLAGMEWESKAQVLFFLVIMVSFANYLVGTLIPASEDKASKGFYSYHGDIFVQNLVPDWRGNDGSFFGMFSIFFPSATGILAGANISGDLKDPAVAIPKGTLMAIFWTTISYLAISATIGSCVVRDASGDVNDTMTPGPGHCEGLACGYGWNFTECSQQHSCRYGLINYYQTMSMVSAFAPLITAGIFGATLSSALACLVSAAKVFQCLCEDQLYPLIGFFGKGYGKNREPVRGYLLAYAIAVAFIIIAELNTIAPIISNFFLCSYALINFSCFHASITNSPGWRPSFRYYSKWAALFGAVISVVIMFLLTWWAALIAIGVVLFLLLYVIYKKPEVNWGSSVQAGSYNLALSYSVGLNEVEDHIKNYRPQCLVLTGPPNFRPALVDFVSTFTQNLSLMICGHVLIGPGKQRMPELRLIASGHTKWLNKRKIKAFYSDVIAEDLRSGVQILMQASGLGRMKPNILVVGFKRNWQSAHPATVEDYIGILHDAFDFNYGVCVMRMHEGLNVSEVLQTHVPEALVQEEQASTIFQSEQGKKTIDIYWLFDDGGLTLLIPYLLHRKKRWGKCKIRVFVGGQINRMDEERKAIISLLSKFRLGFHEVHVLPDINQKPQAEHTKRFEDMITPFRLNDGFKDEATVAEMRRDCPWKISDEEINKNRIKSLRQVRLNEILLDYSRDAALIILTLPIGRKGKCPSSLYMAWLETLSQDLRPPVLLIRGNQENVLTFYCQ, from the exons ATGCCTGGCGATGCTCTGTGCAGTGGGCGTTTCACCATCAGCACACTGCTGGGAGGTGATGAGCCCCCACCAGCTGCCTGTGACAGCAGCCAGCCCAGCCACTTGACACACGGCAGCACCTTGCACATGCGCACCTTTGGTTACAACACTATAGACGTAGTGCCCGCCTATGAGCACTACGCTAACAGTGCTCTGCCCGGTGAGCCCCGGAAGGTGCGGCCCACCCTGGCTGACCTGCATTCGTTCCTCAAG CAGGAAGGTAGCCACCTGCATGCCCTGGCCTTTGATGTACGGCCAGGCCATGAGCTGACTGATGGACTTGTGGAAGACGAGACAGGTACCAACAATGAGAAGAGCCCTGGAGAACCTGTGCGCTTCGGCTGGGTCAAGGGTGTGATG ATCCGATGCATGCTCAACATCTGGGGTGTGATCCTCTACCTGCGGCTCCCCTGGATTACGGCACAGGCAGGCATTG TGCTGACTTGGCTCATCATCCTGCTTTCGGTCATGGTGACATCCATCACCGGCCTCTCCATCTCTGCCATCTCCACCAATGGCAAGGTCAAGTCAG GTGGCACCTATTTCCTGATTTCCCGGAGTCTGGGACCAGAGCTGGGTGGCTCCATTGGCCTCATCTTTGCCTTTGCCAATGCTGTGGGTGTGGCCATGCACACTGTGGGCTTTGCAGAGACCGTACGGGACTTACTTCAG GAGTACGGCACACCCATCGTGGACCCCATCAACGACATCCGCATCATCGGTGTGGTCACGGTCACTGTGCTGCTGGCCATCTCGCTGGCCGGGATGGAATGGGAGTCCAAG GCCCAGGTACTATTCTTTCTTGTCatcatggtttcttttgccaactATCTGGTGGGCACACTGATCCCAGCATCTGAGGACAAAGCCTCCAAAGGCTTCTATAGCTACCACG GAGACATTTTTGTTCAGAACCTGGTACCCGACTGGAGAGGCAACGATGGTAGCTTCTTTGGCatgttctccatcttcttcccttcGGCCACAGGAATCCTGGCAGGTGCCAACATCTCCGGGGACCTCAAG GATCCTGCTGTAGCCATCCCCAAGGGAACACTCATGGCCATTTTCTGGACCACCATCTCCTACCTTGCCATCTCAGCTACCATCG GCTCCTGTGTGGTGAGAGATGCCTCTGGGGATGTGAATGACACCATGACTCCTGGCCCAGGCCACTGCGAAGGGCTAGCCTGTGGCTATGGCTGGAACTTCACAGAATGCTCCCAACAGCACAGCTGCCGCTATGGCCTCATCAACTACTACCAG ACCATGAGCATGGTGTCTGCCTTTGCACCCCTGATCACAGCCGGCATCTTTGGGGCCACCCTGTCCTCTGCCTTGGCCTGTCTTGTTTCTGCTGCCAAGGTCTTCCAG TGCCTGTGCGAAGACCAGCTGTACCCTCTGATTGGCTTCTTTGGCAAAGGCTATGGCAAGAACAGGGAGCCTGTGCGTGGCTACCTGCTGGCCTATGCCATCGCTGTGGCCTTCATCATCATTG CTGAACTCAACACCATCGCTCCTATCATTTCCAATTTCTTCCTCTGCTCCTACGCCCTCATCAATTTCAGCTGCTTCCATGCCTCCATCACCAACTCGCCTG GATGGAGACCCTCCTTCCGATACTACAGCAAGTGGGCAGCGCTCTTTGGGGCCGTGATCTCGGTGGTCATCATGTTCCTGCTTACCTGGTGGGCGGCTCTCATTGCCATCGGAGTcgttctcttcctcctgctctatGTGATCTACAAGAAGCCAG AAGTGAACTGGGGCTCTTCAGTACAGGCTGGCTCCTACAACCTGGCCCTGAGCTACTCCGTGGGCCTCAATGAGGTGGAAGACCACATCAAGAACTACCG aCCCCAGTGCCTGGTGCTTACAGGGCCCCCCAACTTCCGCCCAGCCCTTGTGGACTTTGTGAGCACATTCACCCAGAACCTAAGCCTGATGATCTGTGGCCATGTGCTTATT GGACCCGGCAAGCAGAGAATGCCCGAGCTCCGGCTCATCGCCAGTGGACACACCAAATGGCTGAACAAGAGGAAGATCAAGGCCTTCTACTCTGACGTCATAGCTGAGGACTTGCGCAGTGGCGTCCAGATCCTCATGCAG GCCTCAGGGCTGGGAAGGATGAAGCCCAACATTCTGGTGGTCGGATTCAAGAGGAACTGGCAGTCTGCCCACCCAGCCACTGTGGAGGACTACATTGGCATCCTGCA TGATGCCTTTGACTTCAACTACGGAGTGTGTGTCATGAGGATGCATGAGGGGCTCAATGTCTCCGAGGTGCTGCAGACGCATG TCCCAGAGGCATTGGTACAGGAGGAGCAGGCCAGCACCATCTTCCAGTCAGAGCAAGGCAAGAAGACCATCGACATCTACTGGCTGTTTGATGATGGAG GCCTCACCCTCCTCATCCCCTATCTCCTGCACCGCAAGAAGAGATGGGGCAAGTGCAAGATCCGAGTGTTTGTTGGGGGCCAGATCAACAGGATGGACGAAGAGAGAAAGGC GATCATTTCTCTGTTGAGCAAGTTCAGACTAGGATTCCATGAGGTTCACGTCCTTCCTGACATCAACCAGAAGCCCCAGGCCGAGCA CACCAAGCGGTTTGAGGACATGATCACACCCTTCCGCCTCAATGATGGCTTCAAGGATGAGGCCACTGTTGCCGAGATGAGGAGGGACTGTCCCTGGAAGATCTCAGATGAGGAGATTAACAAGAATAGAATTAAG TCCCTTCGGCAGGTGAGGCTGAATGAGATTCTTCTGGATTACTCTCGGGATGCTGCTCTGATCATCCT TACCTTGCCCATTGGAAGGAAGGGGAAGTGCCCCAGTTCGCTCTACATGGCCTGGCTGGAGACCCTGTCCCAGGACCTCAGACCTCCCGTCCTCCTTATCCGAGGCAACCAGGAGAATGTGCTCACCTTTTACTGCCAGTGA
- the Slc12a3 gene encoding solute carrier family 12 member 3 isoform X2 gives MAELPVTEMPGDALCSGRFTISTLLGGDEPPPAACDSSQPSHLTHGSTLHMRTFGYNTIDVVPAYEHYANSALPGEPRKVRPTLADLHSFLKEGSHLHALAFDVRPGHELTDGLVEDETGTNNEKSPGEPVRFGWVKGVMIRCMLNIWGVILYLRLPWITAQAGIVLTWLIILLSVMVTSITGLSISAISTNGKVKSGGTYFLISRSLGPELGGSIGLIFAFANAVGVAMHTVGFAETVRDLLQEYGTPIVDPINDIRIIGVVTVTVLLAISLAGMEWESKAQVLFFLVIMVSFANYLVGTLIPASEDKASKGFYSYHGDIFVQNLVPDWRGNDGSFFGMFSIFFPSATGILAGANISGDLKDPAVAIPKGTLMAIFWTTISYLAISATIGSCVVRDASGDVNDTMTPGPGHCEGLACGYGWNFTECSQQHSCRYGLINYYQTMSMVSAFAPLITAGIFGATLSSALACLVSAAKVFQCLCEDQLYPLIGFFGKGYGKNREPVRGYLLAYAIAVAFIIIAELNTIAPIISNFFLCSYALINFSCFHASITNSPGWRPSFRYYSKWAALFGAVISVVIMFLLTWWAALIAIGVVLFLLLYVIYKKPEVNWGSSVQAGSYNLALSYSVGLNEVEDHIKNYRPQCLVLTGPPNFRPALVDFVSTFTQNLSLMICGHVLIGPGKQRMPELRLIASGHTKWLNKRKIKAFYSDVIAEDLRSGVQILMQASGLGRMKPNILVVGFKRNWQSAHPATVEDYIGILHDAFDFNYGVCVMRMHEGLNVSEVLQTHAVPEALVQEEQASTIFQSEQGKKTIDIYWLFDDGGLTLLIPYLLHRKKRWGKCKIRVFVGGQINRMDEERKAIISLLSKFRLGFHEVHVLPDINQKPQAEHTKRFEDMITPFRLNDGFKDEATVAEMRRDCPWKISDEEINKNRIKSLRQVRLNEILLDYSRDAALIILTLPIGRKGKCPSSLYMAWLETLSQDLRPPVLLIRGNQENVLTFYCQ, from the exons ATGCCTGGCGATGCTCTGTGCAGTGGGCGTTTCACCATCAGCACACTGCTGGGAGGTGATGAGCCCCCACCAGCTGCCTGTGACAGCAGCCAGCCCAGCCACTTGACACACGGCAGCACCTTGCACATGCGCACCTTTGGTTACAACACTATAGACGTAGTGCCCGCCTATGAGCACTACGCTAACAGTGCTCTGCCCGGTGAGCCCCGGAAGGTGCGGCCCACCCTGGCTGACCTGCATTCGTTCCTCAAG GAAGGTAGCCACCTGCATGCCCTGGCCTTTGATGTACGGCCAGGCCATGAGCTGACTGATGGACTTGTGGAAGACGAGACAGGTACCAACAATGAGAAGAGCCCTGGAGAACCTGTGCGCTTCGGCTGGGTCAAGGGTGTGATG ATCCGATGCATGCTCAACATCTGGGGTGTGATCCTCTACCTGCGGCTCCCCTGGATTACGGCACAGGCAGGCATTG TGCTGACTTGGCTCATCATCCTGCTTTCGGTCATGGTGACATCCATCACCGGCCTCTCCATCTCTGCCATCTCCACCAATGGCAAGGTCAAGTCAG GTGGCACCTATTTCCTGATTTCCCGGAGTCTGGGACCAGAGCTGGGTGGCTCCATTGGCCTCATCTTTGCCTTTGCCAATGCTGTGGGTGTGGCCATGCACACTGTGGGCTTTGCAGAGACCGTACGGGACTTACTTCAG GAGTACGGCACACCCATCGTGGACCCCATCAACGACATCCGCATCATCGGTGTGGTCACGGTCACTGTGCTGCTGGCCATCTCGCTGGCCGGGATGGAATGGGAGTCCAAG GCCCAGGTACTATTCTTTCTTGTCatcatggtttcttttgccaactATCTGGTGGGCACACTGATCCCAGCATCTGAGGACAAAGCCTCCAAAGGCTTCTATAGCTACCACG GAGACATTTTTGTTCAGAACCTGGTACCCGACTGGAGAGGCAACGATGGTAGCTTCTTTGGCatgttctccatcttcttcccttcGGCCACAGGAATCCTGGCAGGTGCCAACATCTCCGGGGACCTCAAG GATCCTGCTGTAGCCATCCCCAAGGGAACACTCATGGCCATTTTCTGGACCACCATCTCCTACCTTGCCATCTCAGCTACCATCG GCTCCTGTGTGGTGAGAGATGCCTCTGGGGATGTGAATGACACCATGACTCCTGGCCCAGGCCACTGCGAAGGGCTAGCCTGTGGCTATGGCTGGAACTTCACAGAATGCTCCCAACAGCACAGCTGCCGCTATGGCCTCATCAACTACTACCAG ACCATGAGCATGGTGTCTGCCTTTGCACCCCTGATCACAGCCGGCATCTTTGGGGCCACCCTGTCCTCTGCCTTGGCCTGTCTTGTTTCTGCTGCCAAGGTCTTCCAG TGCCTGTGCGAAGACCAGCTGTACCCTCTGATTGGCTTCTTTGGCAAAGGCTATGGCAAGAACAGGGAGCCTGTGCGTGGCTACCTGCTGGCCTATGCCATCGCTGTGGCCTTCATCATCATTG CTGAACTCAACACCATCGCTCCTATCATTTCCAATTTCTTCCTCTGCTCCTACGCCCTCATCAATTTCAGCTGCTTCCATGCCTCCATCACCAACTCGCCTG GATGGAGACCCTCCTTCCGATACTACAGCAAGTGGGCAGCGCTCTTTGGGGCCGTGATCTCGGTGGTCATCATGTTCCTGCTTACCTGGTGGGCGGCTCTCATTGCCATCGGAGTcgttctcttcctcctgctctatGTGATCTACAAGAAGCCAG AAGTGAACTGGGGCTCTTCAGTACAGGCTGGCTCCTACAACCTGGCCCTGAGCTACTCCGTGGGCCTCAATGAGGTGGAAGACCACATCAAGAACTACCG aCCCCAGTGCCTGGTGCTTACAGGGCCCCCCAACTTCCGCCCAGCCCTTGTGGACTTTGTGAGCACATTCACCCAGAACCTAAGCCTGATGATCTGTGGCCATGTGCTTATT GGACCCGGCAAGCAGAGAATGCCCGAGCTCCGGCTCATCGCCAGTGGACACACCAAATGGCTGAACAAGAGGAAGATCAAGGCCTTCTACTCTGACGTCATAGCTGAGGACTTGCGCAGTGGCGTCCAGATCCTCATGCAG GCCTCAGGGCTGGGAAGGATGAAGCCCAACATTCTGGTGGTCGGATTCAAGAGGAACTGGCAGTCTGCCCACCCAGCCACTGTGGAGGACTACATTGGCATCCTGCA TGATGCCTTTGACTTCAACTACGGAGTGTGTGTCATGAGGATGCATGAGGGGCTCAATGTCTCCGAGGTGCTGCAGACGCATG CAGTCCCAGAGGCATTGGTACAGGAGGAGCAGGCCAGCACCATCTTCCAGTCAGAGCAAGGCAAGAAGACCATCGACATCTACTGGCTGTTTGATGATGGAG GCCTCACCCTCCTCATCCCCTATCTCCTGCACCGCAAGAAGAGATGGGGCAAGTGCAAGATCCGAGTGTTTGTTGGGGGCCAGATCAACAGGATGGACGAAGAGAGAAAGGC GATCATTTCTCTGTTGAGCAAGTTCAGACTAGGATTCCATGAGGTTCACGTCCTTCCTGACATCAACCAGAAGCCCCAGGCCGAGCA CACCAAGCGGTTTGAGGACATGATCACACCCTTCCGCCTCAATGATGGCTTCAAGGATGAGGCCACTGTTGCCGAGATGAGGAGGGACTGTCCCTGGAAGATCTCAGATGAGGAGATTAACAAGAATAGAATTAAG TCCCTTCGGCAGGTGAGGCTGAATGAGATTCTTCTGGATTACTCTCGGGATGCTGCTCTGATCATCCT TACCTTGCCCATTGGAAGGAAGGGGAAGTGCCCCAGTTCGCTCTACATGGCCTGGCTGGAGACCCTGTCCCAGGACCTCAGACCTCCCGTCCTCCTTATCCGAGGCAACCAGGAGAATGTGCTCACCTTTTACTGCCAGTGA